In Castanea sativa cultivar Marrone di Chiusa Pesio chromosome 6, ASM4071231v1, a single window of DNA contains:
- the LOC142641770 gene encoding G-type lectin S-receptor-like serine/threonine-protein kinase LECRK3 has translation MLLSSLRTLPMASISIVFLVLSIAVVCGMAQPKQDSSISRSASLTYPGSWISPSNRFAFGFYQQGNGFAVGIWLVSQDNKTVVWTANRDDPLVTPNAMLYFNRDGKLVLRTEQGQEQFIASSAKESVSYAAMLDSGNFLLYDTDNNIIWQSFDNPTDTILGGQTLYTGRQLSSSLNKSDHSTGQFDLRMQTDGNLALYPATSEDNPSDAYWTTETYGPPGGAYTFQLYLDFNGSLMVIDESTGAAVRSGNSTLYGGINPNNNNNTIYRATLDVDGIFRLYSHTYYENGNYHVSRLWSALSSSCMVNGFCGFNSFCTQDNNQSDCLCLPGHDFVDPNRRTLGCERNFSRAGCRGAKENAAFYYISSMENMTWGDIPYFDANMSMEECSSSCLEDCNCGAALFKNNNSCQKQQFPLREVRRDTAVEHVAFFKVGHMALLNPPLMIKRKTEMVQIVLEIISFTVLSCVALAIFGRFIFKMRVLRYKRLLHNGKLGLPEEVTLRLFTYNELKRVTKGFKEELGKGSFGAVYKGALGKGKKLVAVKRLEKLVEEGEREFRAEMRAIGRTHHRNLVRLLGFCTEDSKRLLVYEYMSNGSLADLLFGVILRPHWTERLRIALDVARGVLYLHEECEAPIIHCDIKPKNILMDDCWNAKISDFGLAKFLMPDQTRTFTGVRGTRGYVAPEWHKNIPISVKADVYSYGIVLLEIVSCRKNIDVNASTAEEIVLSSWAYKCFAARDLCKLVIGEEVDVMSLEKVVKVGLWCIQEEPALRPSMKCVVLMLEGITEVPVPPCPTTPYM, from the coding sequence ATGCTTCTTTCATCCCTTCGGACCCTTCCCATGGCTTCCATATCCATTGTTTTCTTAGTCCTGTCCATAGCCGTTGTATGTGGAATGGCTCAACCAAAGCAAGATAGCTCAATAAGCAGGAGTGCTTCACTCACCTACCCTGGCTCATGGATTTCTCCTTCTAACCGATTTGCATTTGGGTTCTATCAGCAAGGCAATGGCTTTGCGGTGGGAATATGGTTGGTTAGTCAAGACAATAAAACAGTTGTGTGGACAGCAAATCGCGATGATCCACTGGTCACCCCGAATGCAATGTTGTATTTTAACCGGGATGGTAAGCTTGTGTTACGAACAGAGCAAGGACAGGAACAGTTCATTGCTAGTAGTGCAAAAGAATCCGTTTCCTATGCAGCCATGCTTGATTCTGGTAATTTCCTGCTGTATGACACGGATAACAATATCATATGGCAGAGTTTTGATAATCCTACCGATACCATTTTAGGAGGTCAGACTCTGTATACTGGACGTCAACTGTCCTCCAGTTTAAATAAGAGTGACCACTCAACCGGACAGTTTGATCTCAGGATGCAGACGGATGGAAACCTTGCTTTATACCCAGCAACCAGTGAAGACAACCCGTCAGATGCCTATTGGACTACTGAAACATATGGTCCTCCTGGGGGTGCCTACACATTTCAACTTTATCTTGATTTTAACGGCAGTTTAATGGTCATCGATGAATCCACTGGAGCAGCCGTCCGTTCCGGGAATTCCACTTTATATGGAGGCATCaaccccaacaacaacaacaataccATATATCGTGCAACTCTTGATGTTGATGGAATTTTCCGATTGTATTCTCACACTTACTATGAGAATGGCAACTACCATGTATCTCGTTTATGGTCAGCATTAAGCAGTTCATGTATGGTAAACGGTTTTTGTGGCTTCAATAGCTTTTGTACGCAAGATAACAACCAAAGTGACTGTCTTTGCCTTCCTGGGCACGATTTTGTAGACCCCAATAGAAGGACTCTTGGTTGTGAGAGAAACTTTTCAAGAGCAGGGTGTAGAGGTGCGAAAGAAAATGCAGCCTTTTATTACATCAGTTCTATGGAGAATATGACGTGGGGAGACATTCCGTATTTTGATGCAAATATGTCAATGGAAGAATGCAGCAGCTCATGTTTGGAAGACTGCAATTGTGGGGCGGCACTCTTCAAGAATAATAATTCTTGCCAGAAACAACAGTTTCCACTGAGAGAAGTTAGAAGAGATACTGCAGTTGAGCACGTGGCGTTCTTTAAAGTCGGGCACATGGCGCTCTTGAATCCACCCCTCATgatcaaaagaaaaacagagatgGTACAAATAGTTCTTGAAATTATAAGTTTTACTGTTTTGTCATGTGTTGCTCTTGCAATCTTTGGCAGATTCATTTTCAAAATGCGAGTTTTAAGGTACAAAAGGCTGTTACATAATGGTAAGTTGGGCCTGCCTGAGGAGGTAACCTTGAGATTGTTCACGTACAACGAGCTCAAAAGAGTAACAAAGGGTTTTAAGGAGGAGTTGGGTAAAGGTTCTTTTGGAGCAGTTTACAAAGGTGCGCTAGGCAAAGGTAAAAAACTTGTTGCGGTGAAGCGACTAGAAAAATTAGTTGAAGAAGGTGAAAGAGAGTTCCGTGCGGAGATGCGAGCAATTGGAAGAACCCATCACAGGAACTTGGTTCGGTTGCTGGGTTTCTGTACTGAGGACTCTAAAAGGCTTCTGGTTTATGAATACATGAGCAATGGTTCCCTTGCTGACCTACTGTTTGGGGTCATATTGCGTCCACATTGGACTGAGAGATTGAGAATTGCATTGGATGTTGCAAGAGGAGTTCTCTATCTACATGAAGAGTGTGAGGCCCCTATCATTCATTGTGATATAAAGCCTAAAAACATTTTGATGGATGATTGTTGGAATGCTAAAATCTCTGACTTTGGGCTGGCCAAGTTCTTAATGCCAGATCAGACAAGGACCTTCACAGGGGTCAGAGGAACAAGAGGGTATGTGGCACCAGAATGGCATAAGAACATCCCTATATCAGTGAAGGCAGATGTTTACAGTTATGGGATTGTGCTCTTGGAAATTGTATCTTGCAGAAAGAACATAGATGTTAATGCATCCACTGCAGAGGAGATTGTCCTTTCTTCTTGGGCCTATAAGTGCTTTGCTGCTAGAGATTTATGTAAGCTTGTGATTGGTGAAGAGGTAGATGTGATGAGCTTGGAGAAAGTGGTGAAGGTGGGACTGTGGTGTATTCAAGAAGAACCAGCTCTTCGTCCCTCTATGAAGTGTGTTGTCTTGATGCTAGAAGGTATTACTGAAGTACCAGTTCCCCCATGTCCAACTACTCCCTACATGTAA
- the LOC142641307 gene encoding G-type lectin S-receptor-like serine/threonine-protein kinase LECRK1, protein MASIPIPPLLLLFLLPVHANAQQNQSNLILLGSSLSPNANRTSWLSPSGLFAFGFYPQDDGFAIGIWLVNQTEKTIIWTANRDDPPVSSNATLNLTIDGKLLLRTEQGRELSIIDVNQDDRPATSAAMLDSGNFVLYRNDSYVIWDSFDFPTDTILGGQNLCGGNHLVSSMSISDHSSGHYSFKMQKDGNLVAYPVNSSNNPMDAYWASATDYPYWSPLERECFNLSHLGVLFVQLNKSQIHILANSSYPDKNGTTIYRATLDADGIFRLYLHHFKSDNSSSMLMEWNAPSDQCAVKGFCGLNSYCSGMGSKADCNCYPGFDFINTSNKFLGCYHNFSEDDCRLSKDPAMLYSVTSLENIVLGGNYPYSVKPMKKENCGQFCLEDCNCAAVSYTDFNCRKYKLPLRYGRINANKSTTTFFKLKAIHSTQIPELFIGSKRSLILILSVVLGTVSFLCLVLATSSFFVYRQKLVRYRKLSENVNLGLAEEFTLRLFSYNELESATDGFKEELGRGSYGVVYKGIISSGGKTIAVKRLEEAVEEGEREFQAEITAIARTHHKNLVRVLGFCVEGSRKLLVYEYMNNGSLADLIFKAERPPIWKERIRIALDVARGLLYLHEEGEVCIIHCNIKPQNILMDDNWTAKISDFGFAKLLIPNQSRAITDAKGRSAYLAPEWEKNSVNISVKTDIYSFGVVLLEIVCCRRSIEVNVSTADEIILTDWVYNCFAAGELGKLVEDENVDFRKLERTVKVGLWCVQEDPALRPSIKNIILMLEGKIDIPIPPSPIFYIAVS, encoded by the coding sequence ATGGCTTCCATACCAATTCCGCCCTTACTGCTGCTTTTCCTACTTCCCGTTCATGCAAACGCTCAACAAAACCAGTCCAATTTGATACTTCTAGGTTCTTCACTTTCTCCCAATGCAAACCGTACTTCTTGGCTCTCACCTTCTGGTCTTTTTGCATTTGGTTTCTATCCACAAGATGATGGCTTTGCAATCGGAATATGGCTGGTTAATCAAACCGAGAAGACAATCATCTGGACTGCAAATCGAGATGACCCACCTGTCTCCTCCAATGCTACCCTGAACTTAACTATTGATGGTAAACTGCTGCTTAGAACAGAGCAAGGCAGAGAACTTTCGATTATTGATGTGAATCAGGATGACCGACCTGCAACTTCAGCTGCTATGCTCGATTCTGGTAATTTTGTGCTCTACAGGAATGATTCCTATGTAATCTGGGATAGCTTTGATTTTCCAACTGACACCATATTAGGTGGTCAGAATCTCTGTGGTGGCAATCACTTGGTTTCGAGTATGTCTATATCAGACCACTCGAGTGGACATTATTCATTTAAAATGCAGAAGGATGGAAACCTCGTTGCCTACCCTGTAAACAGCTCGAATAACCCTATGGATGCATATTGGGCCTCTGCTACTGATTATCCATATTGGTCCCCTCTCGAGAGAGAGTGCTTCAATCTCTCTCATTTAGGCGTTCTATTCGTCCAGCTAAATAAGTCGCAGATACACATTTTGGCAAATAGCTCATATCCTGACAAGAACGGAACTACAATCTACCGTGCAACACTTGATGCAGATGGGATCTTTCGATTGTATTTACACCACTTTAAGAGCGACAATAGCTCGAGTATGCTGATGGAGTGGAACGCTCCTTCTGATCAATGTGCCGTCAAGGGTTTCTGTGGACTCAACAGTTACTGCTCGGGCATGGGTAGCAAAGCTGACTGTAACTGCTATCCTGGATTTGATTTCATCAACACCAGCAACAAGTTCCTGGGCTGCTACCACAACTTCAGCGAAGATGATTGTAGACTCAGTAAAGATCCAGCGATGCTATACAGTGTCACTTCCTTAGAGAATATTGTGTTGGGGGGTAATTACCCATATTCAGTTAAGccaatgaaaaaggaaaattgtgGCCAGTTTTGCCTGGAAGATTGCAATTGTGCAGCAGTATCATATACAGATTTCAATTGCAGAAAATATAAGCTTCCGCTTAGATATGGTAGAATAAATGCAAACAAATCAACTACAACTTTCTTCAAGCTCAAGGCGATCCATTCCACTCAAATCCCGGAACTCTTTATTGGAAGCAAGAGAAGTCTGATTTTGATTCTTTCTGTAGTTTTGGGTACAGTTTCATTCTTGTGTCTTGTTTTGGCAACCTCTAGCTTCTTCGTGTACAGGCAGAAATTGGTCAGGTACAGAAAACTCTCAGAAAACGTGAACTTGGGATTAGCTGAAGAGTTTACTCTGCGGTTATTTTCTTACAACGAGCTTGAGAGTGCTACAGATGGCTTCAAGGAAGAGTTAGGTAGGGGTTCATATGGAGTAGTTTACAAAGGGATTATATCTAGTGGAGGCAAAACTATTGCTGTTAAGAGACTCGAGGAAGCTGTTGAAGAAGGGGAACGAGAATTTCAGGCTGAAATTACTGCAATTGCACGAACTCATCATAAAAACTTGGTTCGAGTACTTGGTTTTTGTGTTGAGGGATCCAGGAAGCTTTTAGTTTATGAGTACATGAACAATGGCTCTCTTGCAGATCTTATTTTCAAGGCTGAGAGGCCCCCGATTTggaaagaaagaataagaatTGCACTAGATGTGGCCAGAGGACTTCTCTATCTGCATGAAGAGGGCGAAGTTTGTATCATCCATTGCAACATAAAGCCTCAAAACATACTCATGGATGATAATTGGACGGCgaagatttcagattttggGTTTGCAAAACTACTAATTCCAAATCAATCAAGAGCCATTACAGATGCGAAAGGAAGAAGTGCATATTTAGCGCCTGAATGGGAAAAGAATTCCGTGAATATATCAGTAAAAACTGATATATACAGCTTTGGTGTTGTGCTTTTGGAGATTGTCTGTTGTAGAAGAAGTATAGAAGTAAATGTTTCAACTGCAGATGAGATTATTCTTACTGATTGGGTATATAACTGCTTTGCTGCTGGAGAGTTGGGAAAGCTTGTGGAAGATGAAAATGTGGACTTCAGGAAATTGGAAAGAACAGTGAAGGTGGGCTTGTGGTGTGTTCAAGAAGATCCAGCTTTGCGCCCTTCaatcaaaaatataatattgatgTTGGAGGGGAAAATTGATATTCCAATTCCCCCTTCTCCAATTTTTTACATTGCTGTTTCATGA